A stretch of the Oenococcus sp. UCMA 16435 genome encodes the following:
- a CDS encoding LysR family transcriptional regulator, with product MKSVTTEFSLLSYLKIIISTGSITEAAAELYLSQPYLSRYIKDNEKKLGFKLLNRQTRPITLTNSGVKYLQGLEKIESSYSALLNESIKYSKNKKQISIGINEVLASRLLPEILFAYKRKFSNKNQRIFIEENYSNTLENDLLEKEIDLHIRLLPIFSNKISYRSLFKAPIYLIVNKTFPLFKKNNQKILSIPSVDNQDWRKMKFIFLYPGSGFSRLVDSFLNNHKIIIQNSFKIRSLETAANLAYEGLGCTFIPSFYLKTNFDSNKCNIFKLSEDIFSVQIVIAFLHDINLNEETRNFINAVGEYYNNKNK from the coding sequence ATGAAATCTGTAACTACCGAATTTTCTTTATTGAGTTATTTAAAAATAATTATTTCAACTGGAAGCATTACGGAAGCTGCAGCAGAGCTCTATTTGTCCCAGCCATATTTGAGTCGTTACATCAAAGATAATGAAAAAAAATTGGGATTTAAATTGCTTAACAGGCAAACAAGACCGATAACCCTGACGAATAGTGGCGTTAAATATTTACAGGGTTTAGAAAAAATTGAAAGTAGCTATTCCGCCTTATTAAACGAATCAATCAAATATTCGAAAAATAAAAAACAAATCAGTATTGGAATAAATGAAGTTTTAGCGAGTCGCTTGCTCCCGGAAATCTTGTTTGCTTATAAACGAAAATTTTCCAATAAAAATCAAAGAATTTTCATCGAAGAAAACTACTCAAATACGCTTGAAAATGATTTATTGGAAAAAGAAATCGATTTGCATATTCGCTTACTACCAATTTTTTCAAATAAAATCTCTTATCGAAGCTTATTTAAAGCTCCAATCTATTTAATCGTCAATAAAACATTCCCTTTATTCAAAAAAAATAATCAAAAAATTTTATCTATTCCAAGTGTTGACAATCAGGATTGGAGAAAAATGAAATTTATTTTCCTTTATCCTGGCTCAGGATTTTCGCGTCTCGTCGATTCTTTTTTGAACAATCATAAAATTATCATTCAAAATAGTTTCAAAATCCGCTCTTTGGAAACGGCTGCAAACCTTGCCTACGAAGGTTTGGGATGTACTTTTATTCCCTCTTTCTATTTAAAAACAAATTTCGATTCAAACAAATGCAATATTTTTAAATTATCAGAAGATATTTTTTCTGTCCAGATAGTAATTGCCTTCTTACACGATATCAATCTTAACGAAGAAACAAGAAATTTTATCAACGCAGTAGGGGAATATTACAATAATAAAAACAAATAG
- a CDS encoding cysteine hydrolase, whose protein sequence is MSEALIVIDMQNGLKDIYQRDQVIKKVNQRIDHYRNERKPLVFLQHIDENMPIFSREWSLFDDLHNQVTDRYFNKYRPDSFYQTGLESFLKLNKISSIELCGAQTEYCVDTTIRVAFHIGFQISILKDGFSTFDNEILTAKQVNQHHLHIWQGSFAKIVEA, encoded by the coding sequence ATGTCTGAAGCTTTAATTGTAATTGATATGCAGAATGGATTAAAAGATATTTATCAAAGAGATCAAGTGATAAAAAAGGTTAATCAGCGAATTGATCATTATCGAAATGAGAGAAAGCCATTGGTTTTTCTGCAACACATTGATGAAAATATGCCTATATTTAGTCGCGAATGGTCTTTATTTGATGATTTACATAATCAGGTTACTGATAGATATTTTAATAAATATCGACCTGATTCTTTTTACCAAACCGGACTAGAGTCCTTTTTGAAATTAAATAAAATCTCTTCAATTGAATTATGTGGGGCACAAACTGAATATTGTGTCGATACTACTATTAGGGTTGCCTTTCATATAGGTTTTCAAATCTCAATTTTAAAAGATGGATTTTCTACTTTTGATAATGAAATTTTAACAGCAAAACAAGTTAATCAACATCACCTTCATATCTGGCAGGGATCATTTGCAAAAATCGTTGAAGCCTAA
- a CDS encoding ABC transporter ATP-binding protein — protein MTEISIELKHVYKRYEPVKSFFLRKKTVPLVLKDINLTIPTGEFHVFLGRSGCGKSTLLNIIAGFLPKTSGRVLVNGNEVTAPGSDRGVVFQNADAAIFPWLTVRENVSYGLKMQHIAEKERKSIVDQSLNLVGLDKHDRKYPYELSGGMKQRVQIARSIANNPNILILDEPFGALDAQTRHVMQDELVRIWQETRKTILFVTHDIQEAAYLGQKISIFSPFPESNIYKTITVDRPYPRNAFSKANEQLVTTLNKYFQIGSDSYEKGT, from the coding sequence ATGACAGAAATCAGTATTGAACTTAAGCATGTTTATAAACGGTATGAGCCAGTCAAGTCGTTTTTTTTACGAAAAAAAACTGTGCCCCTAGTACTAAAAGACATTAATTTAACAATTCCTACTGGTGAATTTCACGTTTTTTTAGGCCGTAGTGGATGTGGAAAGTCAACTTTACTGAATATTATTGCTGGATTTCTACCTAAAACTAGTGGCCGAGTACTAGTTAATGGCAATGAAGTGACTGCCCCGGGCAGTGATCGTGGAGTGGTATTCCAAAATGCGGATGCGGCTATTTTTCCTTGGTTAACAGTACGCGAAAATGTTTCATATGGTCTTAAGATGCAGCACATAGCCGAAAAAGAACGTAAATCAATCGTTGATCAGAGCTTAAATTTGGTTGGCCTTGATAAACACGATAGAAAGTATCCATATGAATTATCTGGAGGAATGAAGCAACGAGTCCAAATTGCGCGAAGTATTGCTAATAATCCCAATATTTTAATCCTAGATGAACCCTTTGGTGCCTTAGATGCACAAACGCGACATGTTATGCAAGACGAGCTCGTTCGAATATGGCAGGAAACTAGGAAAACGATCTTATTTGTGACCCATGATATTCAAGAGGCAGCTTATTTAGGCCAAAAAATCAGTATCTTTTCACCATTTCCAGAATCAAATATTTATAAAACAATTACGGTTGATCGTCCCTACCCACGGAACGCTTTTTCAAAAGCCAATGAGCAATTAGTCACAACACTAAATAAGTATTTTCAAATAGGGAGCGATTCGTATGAAAAAGGTACGTAG
- a CDS encoding ABC transporter permease subunit, whose translation MDKVIPWIIPVGIIVIWQFLVTGGIVSGQLLPAPSDILLDAWKLSKTGELQKNIGISLFRALSGFIIGGGIGFVLGVLNGIFKVCRLAFDNTIQMLRNIPHLALIPLIILVIGIGEPSKIFLVSVGCMFPMYINTYHGVTSIDKSLVEMGRSYGLSNSQVFFKIIFPGALPTILMGVRYALGVMWTTLIVAETVATSSGIGYMANEAEQFTDMSTVILCILIYALFGKLSDFIAKLLEDTFLVWQNPKES comes from the coding sequence ATGGACAAAGTTATTCCTTGGATAATACCAGTCGGAATAATAGTAATATGGCAGTTTCTTGTAACTGGAGGAATTGTATCGGGACAATTATTGCCTGCCCCAAGCGATATCTTGCTCGATGCTTGGAAGCTTTCCAAGACTGGGGAATTACAAAAAAATATTGGTATTAGCCTTTTTCGGGCATTATCAGGTTTTATTATCGGGGGTGGAATTGGCTTTGTTTTAGGAGTTTTGAATGGCATTTTCAAAGTATGCCGGTTGGCTTTTGACAATACAATTCAGATGCTGCGTAATATACCTCATTTGGCACTTATCCCTTTAATTATTTTAGTTATAGGAATCGGAGAGCCGTCCAAAATTTTCCTTGTATCAGTTGGATGCATGTTTCCCATGTATATAAATACCTATCACGGAGTAACTTCAATAGACAAGAGTCTGGTTGAAATGGGACGTTCCTATGGATTGTCAAATTCACAGGTATTTTTCAAGATTATTTTTCCTGGTGCTTTGCCAACGATTTTGATGGGTGTTAGATATGCATTAGGCGTAATGTGGACCACTTTAATTGTTGCAGAAACTGTTGCTACCAGTTCTGGAATAGGTTATATGGCTAATGAAGCCGAACAATTTACAGACATGAGTACTGTTATTTTATGTATTTTGATATATGCCTTGTTTGGTAAATTGTCTGATTTCATTGCCAAACTTTTAGAGGATACATTCTTGGTATGGCAAAATCCAAAAGAAAGTTAA
- a CDS encoding ABC transporter permease, whose translation MKKVRSKNVEKSQSLADADIGMLGEIANRSIFERLKDYLLFFAKRGFLAWLLLLVVWLIAAKLSGASFLPSPLKTLAGAKTLIKSGTLQSDLIVSLLRILAGWMIGTIIAVPLGLLIGQFKMIRWLIEPLINFFRFVPAIGFLTLFLLWFGVGEFSKVALIIYATMFPIIINTVAGVVAIDPLKIESAQSQGASKFQIFYSVVIPSAVPSVFTGVRLGLGGAIVAIVAAEMLAAQNGIGYLIYTSRLYYRTDWIFVGIFILGFIGYLSDTLLRLFGKVALKKYGVFESPQHNS comes from the coding sequence ATGAAAAAGGTACGTAGTAAAAACGTTGAAAAATCGCAATCATTAGCAGATGCAGATATAGGAATGTTAGGAGAAATTGCCAATCGCAGCATATTTGAGCGACTAAAGGACTATCTACTGTTCTTTGCCAAACGAGGATTTCTAGCCTGGCTCTTACTTCTTGTGGTTTGGTTAATTGCGGCAAAATTGAGTGGCGCTAGTTTTTTGCCTAGTCCACTAAAAACATTAGCTGGCGCTAAAACACTCATAAAAAGTGGAACCTTACAAAGCGACTTGATTGTCAGCCTTTTAAGAATTTTAGCTGGTTGGATGATTGGAACAATTATTGCAGTACCACTGGGATTATTAATTGGCCAATTTAAGATGATCCGATGGTTGATCGAACCACTGATCAATTTCTTTCGTTTTGTGCCAGCCATTGGTTTTTTGACGCTTTTCTTATTGTGGTTCGGGGTAGGAGAGTTCTCTAAAGTGGCGTTAATTATTTATGCAACCATGTTTCCTATTATCATCAACACCGTTGCTGGCGTTGTAGCAATCGATCCGTTAAAAATTGAATCAGCGCAATCACAAGGTGCTTCCAAATTTCAAATTTTCTACAGTGTTGTTATTCCTTCTGCTGTTCCTAGCGTTTTTACCGGGGTTCGCCTGGGGCTAGGTGGAGCGATCGTGGCGATTGTGGCAGCAGAAATGTTAGCTGCTCAAAACGGAATTGGCTATCTTATCTATACATCAAGACTATATTATCGAACGGATTGGATTTTTGTTGGCATCTTTATTCTTGGATTTATTGGTTATCTTTCGGATACGTTGTTGAGACTGTTTGGTAAAGTTGCACTTAAAAAATATGGCGTGTTTGAAAGCCCTCAGCACAATAGTTAG
- a CDS encoding aliphatic sulfonate ABC transporter substrate-binding protein yields MGYQAADEVDVSRLRGQLVKKMKKQGYKITFKEFQNGSPEMQALASGKIDYARVGDTPPVSALASGTKLTYIAEGGTKASGSGVLVKKGSGINSVADLKGKTIAYTVGTSSQYMVLKTLKLAGLKTSDVKLENMDSAAAAVAFAKGKVDAWAIWDPYVAKAELTENAKLLVNGKENKAFNRSYIVSPTSYAKKNTKVSKLLIKYMEEDMKWANKNTPTLTKKMAKELKMSKSVIKKALDRRTFKISTLNSEAIKEEQDISNQFYEYKWIKTKVQIKNHVANLK; encoded by the coding sequence ATCGGTTATCAGGCGGCTGATGAGGTTGATGTTTCCCGGCTTCGCGGCCAACTTGTAAAAAAAATGAAAAAGCAGGGATATAAAATTACTTTTAAGGAATTTCAAAATGGGTCCCCGGAAATGCAGGCTTTGGCTTCCGGCAAAATAGATTATGCCCGTGTTGGCGATACTCCGCCCGTTTCTGCTTTGGCATCGGGAACAAAGCTGACCTATATTGCTGAAGGAGGAACGAAGGCTTCCGGAAGCGGTGTGCTTGTAAAAAAAGGTTCCGGAATTAATTCTGTTGCTGATTTAAAGGGTAAAACAATCGCGTATACAGTTGGAACTTCCAGCCAATACATGGTATTAAAGACCTTGAAATTGGCCGGTTTGAAAACCAGTGACGTCAAGCTTGAAAATATGGATTCAGCGGCAGCGGCAGTGGCTTTTGCAAAAGGAAAAGTAGATGCTTGGGCAATTTGGGATCCTTATGTTGCTAAAGCCGAGTTGACAGAAAATGCCAAACTGCTTGTTAATGGAAAAGAGAACAAAGCGTTTAACAGAAGTTATATTGTTTCTCCAACCAGTTATGCTAAAAAAAATACAAAAGTTAGCAAGCTTTTAATTAAGTACATGGAAGAAGACATGAAATGGGCAAACAAGAATACTCCTACTTTGACTAAAAAAATGGCCAAAGAATTAAAGATGTCAAAATCTGTTATTAAAAAGGCACTTGATCGTCGAACTTTTAAAATTAGTACATTGAACAGCGAAGCAATTAAAGAAGAACAGGATATTTCAAATCAATTTTATGAGTATAAATGGATAAAAACAAAAGTTCAGATTAAAAATCATGTTGCAAATTTGAAATAA
- a CDS encoding helix-turn-helix domain-containing protein encodes MNNTHRSVIKKIRKLRGISQKQLGALIGSQSMVSRIENNQTEPNDHTLFLLCRALNMTFDEYFNSVFGQKESNLEKLEGILLRVYIENNRKQLNNLMAFYCQRFADNPNDLAIFHQLMMVKATLFHFDFKLANFDEQNKLIEYFFSIQEWQYYDLSLLEWTINMLDIKKIISYIFEIVQKTNSRKISHRLSNLIGRIIINALEASITQGKYKITKCLLNVAELWENRQANFEFKTWLLFWRGVFEKKVRLSENYNKKIGNAYKIAICLNSETTVYLFDRFLKSLKQ; translated from the coding sequence ATGAATAATACTCATAGATCAGTTATAAAAAAAATTAGAAAACTAAGAGGGATATCCCAAAAACAGCTGGGAGCCTTAATCGGTTCTCAATCGATGGTTTCACGAATAGAAAATAATCAAACGGAACCAAACGATCATACGCTTTTTCTTCTTTGCAGGGCACTCAATATGACCTTTGATGAATATTTTAATTCTGTCTTTGGCCAAAAAGAATCGAACCTGGAAAAATTAGAAGGTATTTTGTTGAGGGTGTATATTGAAAATAATCGCAAACAGCTTAATAACTTAATGGCATTTTATTGTCAACGTTTCGCTGATAATCCAAATGACCTTGCGATTTTTCACCAACTAATGATGGTAAAGGCGACATTATTCCATTTTGATTTTAAATTGGCGAATTTTGATGAACAAAATAAATTAATTGAATACTTTTTCAGCATCCAAGAATGGCAATATTATGATTTGTCGCTTCTGGAATGGACCATTAATATGCTGGATATTAAAAAAATAATTTCTTATATTTTTGAGATTGTTCAAAAAACCAACTCCCGAAAAATCTCTCATCGTTTATCCAATTTAATTGGAAGAATTATAATTAACGCTCTAGAGGCCAGCATCACACAAGGGAAATACAAAATCACGAAATGCCTTTTGAATGTGGCTGAGTTATGGGAGAACAGGCAGGCAAATTTTGAATTTAAAACCTGGCTACTTTTTTGGCGAGGCGTTTTTGAAAAGAAGGTGCGTTTAAGCGAAAACTATAATAAAAAAATTGGTAATGCCTATAAAATTGCCATATGCCTTAATAGTGAAACAACTGTTTATCTTTTTGACAGGTTTCTGAAGTCTCTAAAACAGTGA
- a CDS encoding kinase, producing MLENIFVFRGNSACGKTSTTKELKKSLGNSTLLISQDEVRKRMLDERDRSNNKSISLIETMINWADQNVDFVILEGILKKDVYANMLWQFKKQYQKKMETFYFDIFFEETYRRNQLKEKPFSRKLMQNWWLDNDRLGYEDHVFTIKDDLPSRMEYILKTK from the coding sequence ATGCTTGAGAATATTTTTGTTTTTAGGGGAAATTCGGCTTGTGGAAAAACATCGACCACTAAAGAATTAAAAAAATCTTTGGGAAACAGCACTTTGCTTATTTCTCAAGATGAAGTTCGTAAAAGGATGTTGGATGAAAGGGATCGTTCAAATAATAAATCGATTTCTTTAATTGAAACGATGATTAATTGGGCCGACCAAAATGTTGATTTTGTGATTCTTGAAGGAATTTTGAAAAAAGATGTTTACGCGAATATGCTTTGGCAATTTAAAAAGCAATATCAAAAAAAGATGGAAACTTTTTATTTTGATATTTTTTTCGAGGAAACCTATCGAAGAAATCAATTAAAAGAAAAACCTTTTTCAAGGAAACTAATGCAGAATTGGTGGCTGGATAACGATAGGCTTGGTTATGAAGATCATGTATTTACGATAAAGGACGATTTGCCATCCAGGATGGAATACATTTTAAAGACTAAATAA
- a CDS encoding hydrolase: MRDGDKIVRKKLYKSGKRFVIAGIFSIVGIGLAAVPASADDIVDNAATVNTVQAQPEKQEDSKVDTTGQTTTNSNQKNIDTTVVSMQTVSSTDQVTTNNNQTVDNSNQQITNSTTTATGQTQQVEQASSDTNTAGQTTANDNQDNADTKTTTAGQIQSTEQANAKTNNTDSVTDTNKQQTYDSKNIKTIDGKTYYFDDSGQIKKNFATIVDDQVLYFDKNTGVLLPTNNYQFKDGLDSENSDYTSHNAVNSTQADDYTAIDGYLTADSWYRPKAILANGQTWTVASTDDLRPLLMSWWPDKTTQVNYLNYMKNLGLSDSPTNFTNDENQDLLTKAAENVQVKIEQKITQEGQTQWLKEAITNFVKSQSNWNISSESETTGDDKDHLQGGALLYVNSDKTPDANSDYRLLNRTPTNQTGTPLYNIDTTQGGYDFLLANDVDNSNPVVQAEQLNWLYYLLNFGSITSSDSNANFDSIRVDAVDNVDADLLQIAADYFKVAYGVDKNDTVANQHVSILEDWSDNDSEYVKDNGDNQLSMDNKLRLSLKYSLTMPNIDKDGNKRSGLEPLLTNSLVNRTQDSSETGAQPNYSFVRAHDSEVQTVIAEIIKEKIDPDSDGLTPTMDQLAEAFKIYDADQLKTQKEFTQYNIPSTYAMILTNKDTVPRVYYGDLYTDDGQYMANKSPYYDSIDNLLKSRIKYVAGGQSMSIQYVQGDGSMAKDSYRGILTSVRYGKGAMSENDQGTQETRTEGLAVIESNNPDLKLSTNDQVVINMGAAHKNQAYRPMLLTTANGLASYQSDESVAQNDIRYTNADGQLIFTASDIIGTANPQVSGYLAVWVPVGAKETQDARSQSDDQETNDGQTLHSNAVLDSQVIYESFSNFQSLPTEMSEYANVKIAKNTDLFNSWGITNFEFPPQYRSSTDNSFLDSIVQNGYAFTDRYDLGFNTPTKYGTVDQLRTSLIALHKAGIKAMADWVPDQIYNLTGMQIVTAKRVNDSGIYDQDSVINDSLYAAQTKGGGSYQALYGGAFLDKIKELYPDLFQINQISTGVPMDPNEKIKEWSAKYFNGSNIQGRGAYYVLKDWASNNYFKVGSDNSADVFLPKQLLNEPSNTGFISDSQGINYYSTSGYEAKNTFIEDENENWYYFGEDGYMKYGLQTVNNNRYYFLPNGIELQDAYLEDGEGNIYYFNQLGKEVENDYFMDKEKQWRYFDKNGVMANKGLATIVINGIEHTQYFGQDGIQAKGKAVKDNNGKLRYFASDSGDMVVNRFEKIADNTWAYFAADGVAVTGLQKISGQTLYFDEDGQQIKGKEAKDSDGKMRYFDADSGEMITNRYEKLSDDSWAYFAADGVTLTGDQLVDGIQVHFDNDGRQIKGKEVIDADGKIRYYDENSGQLAKKRFADLGNNTWVYFNANGIAVTGSQIINGQHLYFQNNSNQIKGHEYTDANGKMRYFDADSGEMIVNRFERLSDNSWAYFGANGIAVTGSQLINGQHLYFEVDGRQIKGKSISDENGLVHYYDAESGELQLD, encoded by the coding sequence ATGAGAGATGGGGATAAAATCGTTCGGAAAAAGCTGTATAAATCAGGCAAAAGATTTGTTATTGCCGGTATTTTTTCAATAGTCGGAATCGGGCTAGCAGCCGTTCCGGCCAGCGCTGACGACATTGTCGATAATGCAGCCACTGTAAACACAGTACAAGCACAACCAGAAAAACAGGAGGATTCAAAAGTTGATACCACTGGTCAAACAACAACCAATAGTAATCAAAAGAATATTGACACAACAGTAGTGTCAATGCAAACGGTATCATCAACAGATCAAGTAACTACTAACAACAATCAGACAGTAGACAACAGTAATCAACAAATTACTAACAGTACAACGACTGCAACCGGACAAACGCAACAGGTAGAACAGGCAAGCTCAGATACCAACACTGCTGGCCAAACAACAGCCAATGATAATCAAGATAATGCCGACACAAAAACAACCACTGCCGGACAAATACAGTCAACAGAACAAGCGAATGCAAAAACCAATAATACAGATTCAGTAACAGACACCAACAAGCAGCAGACTTATGATTCAAAAAACATAAAAACTATTGACGGAAAAACTTACTATTTTGATGATAGCGGACAAATAAAGAAAAATTTTGCAACTATCGTAGACGACCAAGTATTATATTTCGATAAAAATACAGGTGTATTGCTTCCTACAAATAACTACCAATTTAAAGATGGATTGGACAGTGAAAACAGCGATTATACAAGCCACAATGCAGTTAACAGTACACAGGCCGATGATTATACGGCTATTGATGGTTACCTGACTGCAGATAGTTGGTATCGACCAAAGGCCATTCTGGCTAACGGCCAAACCTGGACAGTAGCCTCAACAGACGATTTACGCCCTCTTTTAATGAGCTGGTGGCCGGACAAAACGACTCAAGTGAACTATTTAAACTATATGAAAAACTTAGGTTTAAGCGATAGCCCAACTAATTTTACTAATGATGAAAATCAAGACCTGCTAACCAAAGCTGCTGAAAATGTTCAAGTTAAAATTGAACAAAAAATAACTCAAGAAGGTCAAACACAGTGGCTAAAAGAGGCCATCACGAATTTTGTTAAAAGCCAATCGAATTGGAATATTAGTAGCGAATCAGAAACAACCGGGGATGACAAAGACCATTTGCAAGGTGGCGCTTTACTATATGTGAATAGCGACAAAACGCCAGATGCAAATTCGGATTATCGTTTGTTGAACCGAACACCAACGAATCAGACGGGTACTCCCCTATATAATATCGACACAACCCAGGGCGGATACGATTTTCTTTTAGCAAATGATGTTGATAATTCTAATCCGGTTGTCCAAGCCGAACAATTGAATTGGTTGTACTACTTATTAAATTTTGGTTCAATTACAAGCAGCGATAGCAATGCTAATTTTGACAGCATTCGCGTCGATGCCGTCGACAACGTTGATGCGGATCTATTACAAATTGCCGCCGATTATTTTAAAGTGGCTTACGGAGTTGACAAAAACGATACTGTAGCCAACCAACACGTTTCAATTCTTGAAGACTGGAGTGATAACGATTCGGAGTACGTTAAAGACAATGGTGACAATCAACTTTCCATGGACAATAAACTAAGATTATCTTTAAAGTATTCATTGACGATGCCCAATATTGATAAAGATGGCAATAAAAGGAGTGGCTTAGAGCCATTGTTAACCAACAGTTTGGTTAATCGAACACAAGATTCATCAGAAACGGGCGCACAACCAAATTACTCTTTCGTCAGAGCACATGACAGTGAAGTACAGACTGTTATCGCTGAAATCATTAAAGAAAAAATTGATCCGGATTCCGATGGTTTAACACCCACAATGGATCAATTGGCGGAAGCTTTTAAGATATATGATGCCGACCAGCTGAAAACACAAAAAGAATTTACACAATATAATATTCCAAGCACTTATGCGATGATCTTAACAAATAAAGACACGGTTCCTCGAGTTTATTATGGCGACTTATATACGGACGACGGACAATATATGGCAAACAAATCACCATATTACGATTCGATTGATAATCTGTTGAAATCGCGTATTAAATACGTCGCAGGTGGACAAAGCATGTCGATACAATATGTACAAGGTGACGGCAGTATGGCCAAAGACAGTTATCGTGGTATTTTAACATCTGTTCGTTATGGCAAAGGCGCCATGAGTGAGAATGACCAAGGAACCCAAGAAACGCGCACAGAAGGACTGGCAGTCATCGAAAGCAACAATCCTGATTTAAAATTAAGCACTAATGATCAGGTGGTAATCAACATGGGGGCTGCTCATAAAAATCAAGCATATCGACCGATGCTATTAACAACAGCCAATGGTCTCGCTAGTTATCAGTCTGACGAGTCGGTAGCACAGAATGATATTAGATACACAAATGCAGATGGCCAACTAATTTTTACGGCTTCGGATATTATCGGGACTGCTAATCCCCAAGTCTCGGGCTATTTAGCCGTCTGGGTTCCGGTCGGTGCCAAAGAAACACAAGACGCCCGCAGTCAAAGTGACGATCAGGAAACAAACGACGGCCAAACACTTCATTCCAATGCAGTACTTGATTCTCAGGTGATTTACGAAAGTTTTTCCAATTTTCAATCATTACCAACAGAAATGAGTGAATACGCCAACGTTAAAATTGCCAAAAATACCGATTTATTCAATAGCTGGGGAATCACGAATTTTGAATTTCCACCACAATATCGATCAAGCACAGATAATAGTTTCCTGGATTCTATTGTTCAAAACGGCTATGCTTTTACAGATCGTTATGATCTCGGTTTTAACACTCCGACCAAATACGGAACCGTAGACCAGTTGCGGACGTCACTTATAGCCCTGCATAAAGCAGGTATCAAAGCGATGGCGGATTGGGTTCCGGATCAAATTTATAATTTGACCGGTATGCAGATCGTGACTGCAAAGCGCGTTAACGATTCCGGCATTTACGACCAGGATTCAGTGATCAATGATTCACTATATGCAGCGCAAACCAAGGGCGGTGGCAGCTATCAAGCCTTGTATGGCGGCGCCTTCCTAGATAAAATCAAAGAACTGTATCCGGATTTGTTTCAAATCAATCAAATTTCAACCGGAGTTCCTATGGACCCCAACGAAAAAATAAAAGAATGGTCGGCCAAATACTTCAATGGCAGCAATATTCAAGGGCGTGGCGCTTATTATGTTTTAAAAGATTGGGCCAGTAATAACTACTTTAAGGTTGGTTCGGATAACAGTGCAGATGTCTTTCTACCAAAACAATTGTTAAACGAACCATCAAACACAGGGTTTATTTCCGACAGCCAAGGAATAAATTATTACTCGACTAGCGGTTATGAGGCAAAGAACACTTTTATTGAAGACGAAAATGAAAATTGGTACTACTTTGGCGAAGATGGATATATGAAATATGGTCTTCAAACAGTCAATAACAATCGTTATTATTTTTTGCCCAACGGAATTGAACTGCAGGATGCTTATTTAGAAGACGGCGAGGGTAATATTTATTATTTCAATCAACTGGGCAAAGAAGTAGAAAATGATTATTTTATGGATAAAGAAAAACAATGGCGTTACTTTGACAAAAACGGTGTGATGGCAAATAAGGGCCTGGCCACCATTGTAATCAATGGCATCGAGCATACCCAATACTTCGGTCAGGATGGTATTCAAGCCAAAGGCAAAGCCGTCAAAGACAACAATGGCAAACTACGGTATTTTGCCAGCGATTCCGGCGATATGGTAGTCAATCGTTTTGAAAAAATAGCAGATAATACCTGGGCCTATTTTGCGGCTGATGGTGTTGCAGTCACAGGTCTTCAAAAGATTTCCGGTCAAACTCTGTATTTCGATGAAGATGGTCAGCAGATTAAGGGAAAAGAAGCCAAAGATTCAGACGGCAAAATGCGTTATTTTGATGCAGATTCTGGAGAAATGATCACTAATCGTTACGAAAAATTATCAGATGATTCTTGGGCCTATTTTGCAGCTGATGGTGTTACGTTAACCGGCGACCAACTAGTAGATGGCATACAAGTCCATTTTGATAACGACGGCCGGCAGATCAAAGGCAAAGAAGTTATCGATGCTGATGGAAAAATTCGTTATTATGATGAAAATTCCGGTCAACTGGCCAAAAAACGTTTTGCTGATCTGGGCAATAACACTTGGGTATATTTTAATGCCAATGGAATTGCCGTTACGGGTTCGCAAATAATTAATGGTCAGCATCTTTATTTCCAAAACAATAGTAACCAAATTAAAGGGCACGAATATACCGATGCCAACGGCAAAATGCGTTATTTTGATGCAGATTCTGGAGAAATGATAGTCAATCGTTTTGAAAGATTGTCGGATAACTCCTGGGCTTATTTTGGCGCTAACGGAATTGCAGTTACAGGATCACAATTAATTAACGGCCAACACTTGTATTTTGAGGTTGACGGTCGCCAGATCAAAGGCAAAAGCATCAGCGATGAAAATGGTTTGGTCCATTACTATGATGCAGAATCAGGTGAACTGCAGCTGGACTAG